GACGTTCGCTACGCCCCCACCGACCCCGCCTCCTTCATCCCCCTGGATCGCACCTGAGCCGCCCCCCTGCCCCTTCCCCGCTTCCGCCACCTCACCGCACGACCCACGAACAACCTGAAAAACCCAGATCGACGGGAACGAAACGACGGAACCCCGCCGCCTCCGGGAAGGGTTCCTGCTATTGGCCTCTCCGACCGCCGCAGAAAAAGAGCCTGGGAAAAAGGAAAGCCGGCAGCGGCTCCCGCAGACTTCCGCTCCCGGCCCCTCGCAAGAGATTTTCAAACGCCTTTCGGCATCACTGCATGTGAAAGTTAAAAGTTTTCATGATGTTTATGTTCACATAAGTAAGTTTCAAACGCCTTTCGGCATCACTGCATGTGAAAGGGTATCCAAGCGCCGCGAAGAGGAGACTAATTATGTGTTTCAAACGCCTTTCGGCATCACTGCATGTGAAAGGATATGACACCGCGGCGTCATGATGCATCCACATCGTTTCAAACGCCTTTCGGCATCACTGCATGTGAAAGACCAGGAGCGGGTAGCTCAGGCTCCTGGGCAGCAAGTTTCAAACGCCTTTCGGCATCACTGCATGTGAAAGTGAACCGGAAGTGTCTAAATGGCAGAAAGGTGTGGTGTTTCAAACGCCTTTCGGCATCACTGCATGTGAAAGGAGGAGAGTCATGGAGGTTTATGTGTCACTGTCTGGGTTTCAAACGCCTTTCGGCATCACTGCATGTGAAAGGATATGACACCGCGGCGTCATGATGCATCCACATCGTTTCAAACGCCTTTCGGCATCACTGCATGTGAAAGCCGGCGAGCAGTCGCGAAAATCGATTAGTTCGTCTTTCGTTTCAAACGCCTTTCGGCATCACTGCATGTGAAAGACTACTGGGAGGAGCTAAGGAATCTGGTGAAGGGGTTTCAAACGCCTTTCGGCATCACTGCATGTGAAAGATTGCGCGGACGGTTGACGCGCCGGTCGTCATCGAGGTTTCAAACGCCTTTCGGCATCACTGCATGTGAAAGCTGGAACGCGAGTAAAGCTTCTCCGTGATGCCATCCGTTTCAAACGCCTTTCGGCATCACTGCATGTGAAAGTCCTTCCAGGGGCAGCACGAGGCCGCTGTGCTGATGTTTCAAACGCCTTTCGGCATCACTGCATGTGAAAGAAGCAACTTCTCTGCTTCTGTCGCGTCATACAACTGTTTCAAACGCCTTTCGGCATCACTGCATGTGAAAGGTTGATAACGGCACTAATTCTGAATCTGAAACTGTTGGTTTCAAACGCCTTTCGGCATCACTGCATGTGAAAGTTAGACTCATCACGGTTTGAATGTACGCGACGTTCACGGTTTCAAACGCCTTTCGGCATCACTGCATGTGAAAGAGCTGGCTCTTGCCGCCCTAGAAATCCTAGCATTTGCTCGAGGTACTTTCAAGCACCCCCCCAAAAAATTTTTCGATTTTTTTTCCGACCCCCCTTCGGAGGAAAGATCAGTAACGTATAGTATTGGGAAATAAGAGGTTGCGATTAATCAAGCACGTCCCCGCTAGTAGATTCGGATCAAGTTGTTTTATGGCAGTTAGTTACGTCGAAATTGAGGTGAGGTCGAAGTTGCACGCGGAGGTGCTTGAATGAACGTTGGTTTGAATGATGTGGGTCAGTTCCGCACAGGGAAGGCGAGCGGTTCGGGCGAATGGGGAATGGGGAGTGGGGAGTGGGGAGTGGGGAGTGGGGAATGGGGAGTGGGGAATGGGGAGTGGGGAATGGGGAATGGTGGGAAGCGGCGAGCGGTTCGGGCGAATGGCGAATGGCGAATGGCGGAAAGCAGTGAATGGCGAATGGCGAAGGGCGAATGGTGGAAGACAGCGAGCGGCGAGCGGCGAGCGGTGGGGCGAATGGCGAATGGTGGGAGAGGGGCGAGCGGGGGAGGTTCCGCCCCCGGAATGCGGTCCGCCTCGACCCCTGGTGTCAACGAGGCGGCAGTGAAGGATGTGGTGGCGGTGCTGAAGGGGCTGGGGAAGCGGTGAGGGTCGGGGAAGGGTCGGCGTGCGGGGTGCGAGGGCGGCGGAGGTGAGTCAGGAGGGCATCGGCGAGGACGAGGAGGACGGCGAGCCAGACGCAGGCGAGGGCGGCCAGGCGGGCGGTGGTCAGCTCTTCACCCAGGACGGTGAGGGCCAGGAGCAGTTGCACGGTGGGGGAGATGAACTGGAGGAAGCTGAGGGCCAGGAGGGTGAGGCGGCGCAGGGAGAGGGTGAAGGCGAGCAGTGGGACGACGGTGACGAGTCCGCTGGCGAGGATGGCGGCGGTGGCGGCGGGTGTGGCGCCGAGGTGGTGGTGACCGGAGCCGGCGAGGAGGAGGTAGGCGGCGGAGGGGGGCAGAAGGAGGGCGGTTTCGACGGTCAGGGCGGCGATGGAATCCAGGGGGATTTGTTTGCGGAGGAGGCTGTAGAGTCCGAAGGTGAGGGGGAGGGCGAGGGGGAGCCAGCCCCCCTGTCCGTTGAGGAGGAGGGGAAGCGCAGCGCTGAGGGCGACCAGGGCCAGGGCGGGGTAATGGGCGGGGCGGAGGCGTTCGCCGAGCAGGGCGGAGCCGAGGGCGGCGTTGACCAGGGGCAGGAGGAAGTAGCCGTGGCTGGCTTCGGCGACGCGATCGGTGACGGTGGCGTAAATGTACAGCAGCCAGTTGACGGCCAACAGACTGGCGGACGCCCCCAGGCGCATCATCAGGCTGCGGTCTGCCAGAGCGCGGCGGAGTTCCGCGCGGGGCTGACGATGGAGCGTCACCAAAAGCAGAAGCAGGGGCAACGACCAGACGATCCGCTGGGCGAGGATTTCCCCGGCGGACAGGCCGTAGCGTTTGAGCAGGGCGAAGTAGAGGGGCACCAGTCCCCAGCAGGTGTAGGCGCCGAGGCCCCAGAGGAGGCCGGAACGGGAGGAGCCGGTCACGCGGACCTCCCCGGAGCGGGAGTGGAAGTCCGGGGCTGGACGCCTGCCGCTTCCTGGAGCGCGCGGCCCAAAAGCTGGTGGAAGTAATAGCCGCCGTTTTCCCGCTCCACGCTGAAGCGCCCGTAACGGTAGCTGCGACTGTGGAGGTTCCGCTGGACTTCTTCGCAGACTTCCATGTCTTCCCGCTGAACTTGCTCGGTCACCGCCAGGCTTTCCGCGATGAAGTC
This window of the Thermogemmata fonticola genome carries:
- the rarD gene encoding EamA family transporter RarD, with the protein product MTGSSRSGLLWGLGAYTCWGLVPLYFALLKRYGLSAGEILAQRIVWSLPLLLLLVTLHRQPRAELRRALADRSLMMRLGASASLLAVNWLLYIYATVTDRVAEASHGYFLLPLVNAALGSALLGERLRPAHYPALALVALSAALPLLLNGQGGWLPLALPLTFGLYSLLRKQIPLDSIAALTVETALLLPPSAAYLLLAGSGHHHLGATPAATAAILASGLVTVVPLLAFTLSLRRLTLLALSFLQFISPTVQLLLALTVLGEELTTARLAALACVWLAVLLVLADALLTHLRRPRTPHADPSPTLTASPAPSAPPPHPSLPPR